In Rhododendron vialii isolate Sample 1 chromosome 9a, ASM3025357v1, the following are encoded in one genomic region:
- the LOC131301194 gene encoding L-type lectin-domain containing receptor kinase VIII.1-like codes for MESATDLVEYNYEALASFTGGFCEENFIGDTLYGKVFQGKIQQGLKTQEVVVKIWVNCRRFATTPELQKSRLNNEIKLLTNSGLKGHPNLVKLIGFCCETERLGVVYELKPLDTLEKLILHDDFTWLIRIKVALEFACLLECLHDQQLLHRSIGAAYLMIDQAFSPRLFDFPMLVGGGFGEIRSREYDLGSDGYIDPLIGLTGAWSNKTDVFAFGVVLLGLIAKRVFDLKKRKELGLLNYVHIWAWTECGKPQSKNFGVKEKPQSKLWGMFKKHKESQLIVKSLVDKSLENDEHFDAGDGVEITKLAMRCVEEDPEQRPTMKEVVRSLRELDVVKKFSCFVLPKMSVSSSGGVVPGLT; via the exons ATGGAATCAGCTACTGATTTGGTTGAATACAACTACGAAGCGCTGGCCTCTTTCACTGGGGGATTCTGTGAAGAAAACTTTATTGGGGATACTCTATATGGAAAAGTGTTCCAGGGAAAAATTCAGCAGGGTTTGAAGACACAAGAGGTCGTGGTCAAAATATGGGTAAACTGTAGGAGATTTGCGACTACTCCAGAACTTCAAAAATCTAGATTGAAT AATGAAATCAAGTTGCTGACAAATTCGGGCCTGAAAGGGCATCCAAATTTGGTGAAGTTAATTGGATTCTGCTGTGAAACGGAACGTCTGGGAGTTGTATATGAGCTGAAACCGCTGGATACATTAGAGAAACTAATTCTTCACG ATGATTTTACATGGCTTATACGAATCAAGGTAGCCCTCGAATTTGCATGTCTCCTTGAATGTTTGCATGATCAACAACTCTTGCATCGCAGTATCGGCGCAGCTTATTTAATGATTGACCAG GCTTTCAGTCCAAGATTATTTGACTTCCCTATGCTTGTTGGTGGAGGTTTTGGTGAAATTCGTTCCCGTGAATATGATTTAGGGAGTGATGGCTACATTGATCCACTTATCGGTTTGACAG GTGCATGGTCCAATAAAACAGATGTTTTTGCATTTGGTGTCGTACTTCTGGGGCTCATAGCAAAAAGAGTATTTGAtttaaagaagagaaaggagCTGGGATTGCTTAATTATGTTCATATCTGGGCCTGGACGGAGTGTGGAAAACCTCAGTCCAAGAATTTTGGTGTTAAAGAAAAACCTCAGTCCAAGTTGTGGGGAATGTTCAAGAAACACAAGGAGTCTCAGTTGATCGTAAAGTCACTTGTGGATAAAAGCCTCGAGAATGATGAACACTTCGATGCTGGCGATGGAGTCGAAATCACAAAACTCGCGATGCGCTGTGTGGAAGAGGATCCAGAGCAACGACCAACAATGAAAGAAGTTGTTCGCAGTCTGCGAGAATTAGATGTGGTCAAGAAATTCAGTTGCTTCGTACTTCCTAAGATGTCTGTTTCTAGCAGTGGTGGTGTTGTTCCAGGTTTGACTTGA